DNA sequence from the Acidobacteriota bacterium genome:
CGGAGCGAGCGCTTACGTTCCACTCTCCGAGAGAGCGCGAGCGTACCCAGGGCCGGCGCCCCCGGCCTCTCACCGGGCGGGTGCAAGCCACGCCGCCCCATCCACGCGCCCGCCGACTGAGGACGGCGCACCATGGACCTGCCCGAACTCGGCCCGCTGTGGCTCAGCCTGCAACTCGCGGCATCGGCGACAGCGGTACTGCTGGTGCTCGGAACGCCGCTTGCCTGGTGGCTGTCCGGTACCCGATCGCGGCTGAAGCCGGTGGTCGAGGCGGTGACTGCGCTTCCGCTGGTGCTGCCGCCGACCGTGCTTGGCTTCTACCTCCTGCTGTTGATGAGCCCCCGGTCCTGGCTGGGCGGACTCTGGGTCGCGGTCACGGACACGACGCTTACGTTCTCGTTCGCCGGGCTGCTCGTGGCCTCCGTCATCTACTCGCTGCCGTTCATGGTGCAGCCGCTCCAGGCCGCGTTCGAGTCGCTGGGCCGCGGTCCTCTGGAAGCGGCCGCTTCGCTCCGCGCGTCGCCGCTCGATGCCTTCCTGACGGTCGCCGCGCCGCTGTCGCTGCGCGGTTTCCTGACCGCGGCCGTGCTGACCTTCGCCCACACGATCGGCGAGTTCGGCGTCGTGCTGATGGTCGGCGGGAACATCCCGGGCAAGACACGGGTCATCTCGATCGCGATCTACGAGCACGTCGAGACGCTGCGCTACGCGGAGGCGCACACGCTCGCGGCCGGTCTGCTGGTGTTCGCGTTCGTCGTGCTCCTGTTCGTCTACGTCTTCAACCGGAGGCTGCCGGTTCATGTCGCCTGACCGTGAAGGCACGACCCTCGAGGTCGACGTTCAGGTCGCCTTCGACGGCTTCGATCTCCAGGTTGAGCAGGCGATCCCGGCGGCCGGCGTGACCGCTGTGTTCGGGCCTTCGGGGAGCGGCAAGACGACCCTCCTGAGATCGCTGCTCGGGTTCGAGACGGAGAGCCGCGGCCGCATCGCCCTGAACGGCGAGGTGTGGCTCGACAGCCGGGCCGGAGTCGCGGTGTCGCCGCACCGCCGCCCCGTCGGTTGCACGTTCCAGGATGGACGGTTGTTCCCCCACCTGGATGTCGCCGGCAATCTGCGCTACGCCGATCGACGAAGCGCCGAGGCGAGCGCGGTGTCGATCATCCACGACGACGTCGTGGATGCCCTGGATCTGGAGCCGCTTCTCGACCGGCGGCCCCACACGCTTTCCGGCGGTGAGCGCCAGCGGGCGGCCTTGGGCCGGGCGCTGCTCAGCCGGCCGCGCCTGCTGCTGCTCGACGAGCCCCTCTCGGCGCTCGACCGGCGCCGCAAGGCGGAGATCATGCCGTACCTCCTGGCTTTACATCCGCGTTTCGGCATCCCGACCCTCTACGTGAGTCACGCGGTGGATGAAGTGGCGCTCCTGGCGGACCGCATCCTGGTCCTTTCCGAAGGCCGCGTACAGGCCTTCGGCGGCACGGTCGAAGTCCTCGAACAACTAGACTTGGCACCGCTTACCGAGCGCTTCCAGGCCGCGGCCGTGCTGGAGGCGCGGGTCAGCTCCCATGACGACGAGTACCGCCTGACCTGGCTCGACGTGGACGGCCAGCGGATCAGCGTGCCCCGGATCGAGCACCTCGCGGTCGGCGAGTCGGCACGGCTGCTGGTGCGCTCCCGCGATGTCTCGCTCGCCACCGAACGGCCGTCGCCGACCAGCATCCGCAACGTGCTGTCCGGCGTTCTGGTCGCGTTGCACCAGGACGAAGCGACCGCCTTCGCCGAAGCGACGGTCGATCTCGGTTCGCACCGGCTACGGGCGCGCATCACCCGGGCGTCGGCGGCGGAACTCGGCCTCGCGGTCGGTTCGCCGGTTTTCGCGCTGCTCAAGAGCGTCAGCCTGGACACGCGGGCCGGACGCTCCTGAGCGGCGGGCCGGGTCCGCTTCGGACTCGCTTCCGGTTGTACTGTAGGCGGCTTGAGGCCCCTTGGAGGAACATCATGAAGTCGAAACGCGCCCTGACCCTGACCACCTGTCTGTTGCTCTGGTTGGCGGTCGCTCTGCCGGCTGCGGCCCAGGACTTGCCGGACGGCGCCACGAAGGTCGCCTCGGTGGAGGGAATCACCGAGTACCAGTTGGAGAACGGGCTTCGATTCCTCCTGTTCCCGGACCAGAGCAAGCAGCAGATCACGGTGAACATCACCTACCTGGTCGGCTCGCGCCACGAGGGCTACGGCGAGACGGGGATGGCGCACCTGCTGGAGCACCTGGTGTTCAAGGGAACGCCGAACCACCCGGACATTCCCGCCGAGCTGACGGAGCACGGCGCTTTTCCGAATGGGACGACCTGGTTCGACCGGACGAACTACTTCGAGACCTTCCCGGCGACGGACGAGAACCTGGAGTGGGCGCTCGACCTGGAGGCGGACCGGATGGTCAACTCCTTCATCTCGGCCGAGGACCTCGAGTCCGAGATGACGGTCGTGCGCAACGAGTGGGAGCGGGGCGAGAACCAGCCGATGGGCGTGCTCCGCAAGCGCGTCATGTCCGCCGCCTTCGATTGGCACAACTACGGAAACTCGACGATCGGCGCACGGGCGGACCTCGAGAACGTGCCGATCGAGCGGTTACAGGCCTTCTATCGGAAGTACTACCAGCCGGACAACGCGATCCTGGTCGTCGCCGGGCGGTTCGAGGTCGAGCGGGCGCTGGAACTCGTAGCGGAGAAGTTCGGCCGCATTCCGCGGCCGGACCGAACCGGCGCGAACCAGCTCTTCGACACGTACACCGCCGAGCCGGCCCAGGACGGCGAGCGGACGGTGACGCTGCGGCGCGTCGGCGACACACAGCTCGTGATGGCCGTCTACCACGTGCCGCCGGGCGCGCACGAACAGTACGCTGCGATCGAGGTGCTCAGCCACATCCTGGGCGTGGAGCCTGCGGGCCGCCTGTACAGGAACCTGGTCGAGCCGGGACTGGCGGCGGCGGTCTTCGCGTCCGCTCTTCAACTGAACGAGCCGGGCGTGCTGATGGCCAACGTGATGGTCCGGGAGCAGGACTCGCTGGAGGAGGCGGCCGAGGTGCTGTTCGCCACTCTGGACGAGGTCGCGGCCGAGCCGCCCAGCGAGGAAGAGGTCGAGCGCGCCAAGCGGGACTACCTCTCGCGCATCGAACTCGCGTTCAACGATCCCCAGCGGATCGCGCTCGACCTCAGCGAGTGGGCGTCGATGGGGGACTGGCGGCTGTTCTTCCTCCACCGCGACCGGTTGGAGAAGGTCACGGCGGAGGGAGTCCACGAGGTCGCGCAGACCTACCTGCGCGATTCGAACCGAACGGTCGGGTACTTCCATCCGACGGACGAGACGCCGGAGCGGGCCGAGATCCCCGAGCCGCCGGACGTCGCGGCGCTGGTCGCCGACTACGCCGGGCGCGAGGCGGTCGCCGAGGGCGAGGCGTTCGATCCGACGCCGGCGAACATCGACCGCCGCACGCGGCTGGTCGACCTCTCGAACGGCGTCAAGGTCGCCCTGCTCCCGAAGCAGACCCGCGGCGAGTCGGTGAGCGTCTACCTGGGCTTTCGCCACGGAACCGAGGAAGCGCTCATGGGGCGTTCCACGGCCGGCGACCTCGCCGGATCCATGCTGATGCGCGGTACGAGGCAGCGCTCGCGGCAGGAGATCAGCGACGAACTGGATCGTCTCAAGGCGCAGGGCGGCGTGGGCGGCAACGCGTTGATCGTGACCGGTACCTTTACGACCGTCCGGGAGCATCTGGTCGACGTCCTGCGCCTCGCGGGCGAGATCCTGCGTGAACCGGCTTTCGACGCGAAGGAGTTCGACCTCCTGCGCGAGGAGCGTCTGGCGGCGATCGAGAACCAACGGTCCGAGCCGATGGCCCAGGTGCCGATGGCGATGAACAGGCACTTCAACCGCTGGCCCGTCGATCATCCCCGGTACTCGCCGACGTTCGACGAGCAGACTGAGCGCCTGAATGGGGTCACGGTCGAGGAGACGAGGGAGTTCTGGTCTTCCTTCTACGGCGCCGAAGGCGGCACGATCGCCGTGGTCGGCGACTTCGACCCGGACGAGGTCGCGGGCGTGCTCGAGGAGTTGTTCGGAGACTGGCGGGCCGCGGAGCCTTACGAGCGTGTCGCCGATCCGCACCACGAAGTCGAGACGGTGAGCACCGACCTTGAGACTCCGGACAAGACGAACGCGATGATGATGGCGGCGACGAGCTTCTCCATGCGCGACGACGACGAGGACTATCCGGCACTGGTCATGGCGAACTACATGCTGGGCGGCGGCTTCCTGAGTTCGCGTCTTGCCACGAGGATCCGCCAGGAGGAAGGTCTGTCGTACGGCGTCGGGTCGCAGATTGCGGCGCCGCCGCTCGATGACAGCGCGCTGTTCATGACCTACGCCATCTTCGCTCCCGAGAACGCCGACAAGGTGGTCGCCGCTTTCCGCGCCGAAGTGGGGAAGGCGCTCGAAGGCGGCTTTACCGAGGAGGAGTTCGAGGTCGCCCGGCGGGGTTACCTGGACGCGCAGCAGAACGGTCGGTCTCGGGATGCGGCGCTCGCGACGACGCTCCACAACAACCTCTTCACCGGCCGTACGATGGCGTTCGTGGCGGCCCAGGAGCAGGCGATAGCCGAACTGACGCTGGACGAGGTGAACGAGGCGCTGCGGAAGTACATCTCGCTTGAGAAGGTCTCGATCTTCCGCGGCGGGGACTTCGCCAACAAGCTGAGTCAGTAGAGCGACTACAGCGTCGCGACCAGGGCGCCGATCGACTCCGGGTTCTTCAGTGTCCCGATGTTGACGGCGTTCTCCACGGGCTCGCCGGCAAGGATGCGCTTGATCGGCACCTCGAGTTTCTTGCCGGAGAGGGTCGTTGGCACCTCCGGGATCGCCCGGATCTCGTCCGGTCCGTGACGGGGCGAGAGCCGGGTGCGCAGATGCCGGCGGATGCGGCCGGCGAGCGCCGCGTCGAGGGCGATGCCCTCGGCCAGGACAACGAACAGCCACAGCTTGCCCTCGCGATCGAGGCTGCCCGTGTCGACGATCACGCAGTCCTCGACTTCCGGCAGCTCGGCGGCGGCGCGGTAGAACTCGGCCGTGCCCATCCGGACGCCGCCGCGGTTGAGCGTCGAGTCGGAGCGGCCCCAGATGACGGAGCTGCCGTCTTCGTCGAACTCGATCCAGTCGCCGTGGCGCCAGACGCCCGGCCAGTGATCGAAGTAGCTCTCGCGGTACCGCTCGCCGGAGTCATCGTTCCAGAAGAAGAGCGGCATGGACGGCAGCGGCTCGGTGATCACGAGTTCGCCGACCTGGCCGGTCACCGCGTGGCCGCTCTCGTCGAAGGCCTCGACCTTTGCGCCGAGGGAGCGGCACTGGATGCGGCCGCGGCGGACCGGTTGGTGGGGGTTCGGGCCCACGAAGCCGGTGCAGACATCCGTGCCGCCGGACAGCGAGCCGAGCCAGACGTCGGACTTGACGTGTTCGTAGACCCAGTCAAAGCCCTCGGCCGGCAGCGGCGCACCGGTCGAGCCGATGGCGCGCAGAGCGTCGAAGCCGAACTGCTTGCCGGGTTCGAGACCGGCCGCCCGGCAGGCCATCAGGAAGGGCGCGCTGACGCCGAAGCAGGTCACCGCTTCCTCGTCTGCCAGGCGGTAGAGCGTCAGGAGGTCGGGCCAGCCGGGCGACCCGTCGTAGAGCACGACGGTCGTGCCCAGGAGCAGCCCCGAGACGAGGTAGTTCCACATCATCCAACCGGTCGTCGTGTACCAGAAGAACCGGTCGCCGACGCCCAGATCGGTGTGCAGCGCGAGTTGCTTCAGGTGCTCGACGAGGATGCCGCCGTGGCCCTGGACGATCGCCTTCGGCAGCCCGGTAGTTCCGGACGAGTAGAGGATCCAGAGCGGGTGGTCGAAGGGCACGGGCTCGAAGACGAGTTCGTCGCGGTCGGCGGTGAGCTCCTGCCAGGACAGGCGTCGCGGGGAGCCGTTCGTGTCGGCGGATGTGCCGACGGCGGGCTGCACCACGACCGCCGCGCGGAGCGTCGGTAGCGAACCGACGATCCGGTCCAGGTCGGGGCCGCGGTCGTACGCGCGGCCGTTGTACGTGTAGCAATCGACACCGATCAGCACCTTCGGCTCGATCTGCCGGAAGCGGTCGAGCACGCTTTCGACCCCGAACTCGGGCGGACAGCTCGACCAGATCGCGCCCAGACTCGCGGTGGCGAGGAAGGCGATCACCGCTTCCGCGTCGTTCGGAAGGTAGGCGACCACACGGTCGCCGGCGCCGACGCCGAGGCGGCGGAGACCCGCCCTCACGGCACCGACTTCGCGACGCAGGTCGTCGCGGCTGAACTCGCGCCGCTCGCTCGTCTCGCCACGACAGATCAGCGCCGGCGCGCCCCCTTCGTGGGCGAGCGCATACTCGGCGTAGTTCAGTTCGGCGCCGGGAAACCAGCTTGCGCCGGGCATCGCACGATTGGGGATCACACGCTCGGGCGGTACACGAAACCTGACGTCGAAGTAGTCGGCGATCGAGCCCCAGAACGCCTCGAGATCGGTGACGGACCAGCGCCAGAGTTCGTCGTAGCCGGCGAAGCGCAGATTCCACTCGCTCTCCAGCCAGCGCAGATAGCCGGTCAGGTTGCAGGTCTCGACCTGCGCCGCATTCGGCCGCCAGAGCGTGTCGTCGCGGTTCACGTCAATCGGAGGTGTTCGTCTTCATTCGGGGGGGAGGATACGGGCTACCCTTGGCCCCTTGCGATCGACTTGTGCGGCGTCGTTGCTTATCCGCAGGCCGCACCTGCTACAGCTAAGCTGATCTCCCGCCTCATGGGGAAGCTGGGGAGTCATGGGAGGAACGGGATGAAGCATCTTCCGCTCATTGCGCGCATTCTGCTGGGGCTGATGTTCGTGTTCGGCGGCGTGACCGGCCTGCTCGAACTGGCGGAGCCCGAGATGGGAGAGGAGGCGACGGCCTTCATGGGCGCGATCATGGACACCGGCTACCTGTGGCCGGTCCTCAAGGTGACCGAGATCGTCTGCGGCGTCCTGCTGATCCTTGGGGTGTTCGTGCCGCTGGCCCTCGTCGTGCTGGCCCCGGTCGTGCTCAACATCCTGCTCTTCCACGTTTTCCTGGAGCCTTCCGGCGTGGCCATCGGCCTGTTCTTGCTGGTGCTGGGCCTCTACACGGCCCACCAGCATCGGGAGAGCTTCAGCGGCGTCCTGAAGCGCAAGGCCTGACCGAGCTGATCCGGCGCCCGGTGGGCGCTACGGACCCGCGCCGACGGCGACCAGGTGCCGGCGCGCCCTGAAGTAGATAACGCCGTCCGAGATGGCGGGCGTCGCCATCAGGGTTTCACCCAGCTCGTTGACCGCGATCTCGTTGAGTTCAGGACCTGGCTCGATCACGTAGACGTCTCCGACCTCGCTGTTGAAGTAGATGCGTCCACCGGCGGCGACCGCCGAAGCGCTGAAGCCGGAGGCGCCGCGTCCCAGGCGCTTCTGGGTCAGGCGTTCGCCGGTCGTCCAGTCGACGACGGTGACGACGCCGTTGTCGTAGCAGAAGTAGGCGAGATCGCCGACCACGATCGGCGTCTGCATGTAGTTCCCGAGCCGTTCGTGGAACCAGACCATCGCGTCGTGGTCGGGATCGAGCTTGCCCTCGGCATCCGGATCGATCGCATAGATCGGCTTCAGCCGGCCGTGGGCGTTGGTGATCAGGATCGGACCGTCGCCGGCCCGGATCGGCGTGGGTACCGGGATGTCGCCGCCGCCTTCCAGGCGCCACAGTTCTTCACCGGTGTCGACGTCGTAGCCGCCGATGTGGCGATAGCCGTTCAGCACGACCTGGTGTCGGCCGTCTTGGCGCGGGAAGACGGCGGGCGTGCTCCAGGTGGCGACCTCCTCGCGTGTCTTCCGCCAGACGTCCTCTCCGGTTGCCGCATCGAGAACGGCAACGAAGGACTGACTGAGGATGTCGACCTGGATGATCACCCGGTCGTCGTGGAGGATCGGCGAACTGGCGAACCCCCACTCGTAGGTGGGGAAGTCGTAGGGCCCCGAGTCGAGCACGCCGAACTGCCGGTTCCACAACGGCGTTCCGTCGAGGTCGTAGGCGTGAAGTCCTTCCGAGCCGAAGAAGGCCACGAGGACCTTGCCGTCGGTCGCGGGCGTGGAGTTCGTGTGCGACGCCTTCGTGTGCCGCTTGATCGCGGGCGTACCCTGGAATGCCGTGCGTTCCCACAGGAGTTCGCCGGTCTGCTTGTCGAAGGCCAGCACCTGGAAGCGCTGGGGCGGCTCACCTTCGACCGGTGTGCCGTCGCCGTAGAGCCCAACCTTGAGCGAGGCTTCGGCGCCGTCCGGAACCGCCGAGGTCAGGAAGAGGCGGTCCTCCCAGACGACGGGACTCGAGTGTCCGAGGCCGGGCACGGATACTCGAAACAGGATGTTCTCGCCGGTCTCGACGTTCCAGGTCGCGGGCGGCGATCCGGTGCCCGTGCCGTCCGCCCCGTTGCCGCGGAAGGAGGGCCAGTTGTCCGAGGCGGCCACGGCCAGAGTCGTCGCGAAAACTAGCGCGAACGACGCGGCCGTGACCACCCTTCCCTTGCAGTGAGCCACCATCGGGAGTTACGAGCCCGCGCCGACCGCGATCAGGTGGCGGCGGCCCCGGAAGTAGATGACGCCGTCCGAGATCGCCGGCGTCGCCATCAGGGTCTCACCGAGTTCGTTGATCGCGATCTCCTTCAGCTCTTCGCCCGTCTCGATGACGTAGACATCGCCGTCCTCGCTGTTCATGTAGATACGGCCGCCGGCGGCGACGGGCGAGGCGGTGAAGCCGGAGGCACCGCGTCCCAGGCGTTTCTGGCCGACGCGTTCGCCGCTCTTCCAGTCGACGACGGTGACGACGCCGTTGTCGAAACCGAAGTAGGCGAGATCGCCAACGACGATCGGCGTCTGCATGTAGTTCCCAAGCCGTTCGTGGAACCAGAGCATCGCTTCGTGTGTGGGGTCGATGCCGCCCGCGGCGTCGGGGTCGATCGCGTAGATCGGTCGCATGGGCCCGTGGGCGCTGGTGATGAGTATCGGACCGTCGCCCCCGGCCCTGATCGGCGTCGGCACCGGGATGTCGCCGCCGCCCTCGAGACGCCACAGCTCCTCTCCGGTGTCGAAGTCGTAGCCGCCGATGTGCCTGTACCCGTTGACGACGATCTGGCGGCCGCCGTCGCCACGGGGAAAGACCGCCGGGGTGCTCCAGGTCGGAATCTCGTCGCGCCCGGTGCGCCAAGTCTCCTCGCCCGTCCTGGCGTCGAGCGCCGCCAGGAAGGAGTCGCCCTGCACGTCGACCTGGATGATCACGCGGCCATCGTGGACCAGGGGCGAACTCGCGAAGCCCCATTGCGCGGTCTTGACCACGAAGTAGCCCGAGTCGAGCACGCCGAACTGCCGGTTCCACAGCGGCTTGCCGTCCAGGTCGTAGGCGTGGAGCCCCTCCGAACCGAAGAAGACGACCAGCAGCTCGCCGTCGGTCGCCGGCGTCGAGTTCGTGTGCGACGCCTTGGTGTGGCGCTTGATCGCCGGCGTGCCTTCGAAGGCCGTTTGCTGCCAGAGAAGTTCGCCGCTTCGCTTGTCGTACGCCAGCACGACGTAGCGCTGCGGCGGCTCGCCCACGACAGGTGCAATGTCGCCGTAGAGCCCGACCCTGAGCGACGCCTCCTCGCCTTCGGGCACGGATGAGGTCAGGAACAGGCGGTCGCCCCAGATTACGGGACTCGAGTGCCCGAGACCCGGTACGGCGACGCGGAAGAGGACGTTCTCGCCGCTCTCCACGTTCCATGTGGCGGGCGGCGTTCCGGTGCCGTTGCCGTCAGCGCCCTGGCCGCGGAATGACGGCCAGTTGTCCGAGGCGGCGATCGGGACCGCGGTTGCGGCAACGAGCGCGGCCGGGCCCAGCAGGCGTCGGATCCTCAGTGAGGTGGCTTGCGTCTTCATGACTGAAGTATGTGCGATCATCCTCAAGACTACGTCGACACTGGAACAGAGTTTGTGGGGGCAGTGAGATGAGTTCACCGATGAGCGTCTTCTGGGACCCGCGTTGTGACGTGCATACGGTGCCAAGGGGATTCCCGGAGCGGCCGGAGCGTCTGCAGCTTGCCCTGCCCTACCTGAGAGAACGCGGCTGGGACCTGGTGGAGGCAGATCAGGACGCAGGGGCCGGTGGAATGGCAGGGCAGGCCCGCCGGCTCGCGGCGCTCGTCCACGACCCGGCGTACATCGCGCGGATGGAGGAGGCGGTCGCCGCCGTGGCGGCTTCGGCGGAGCAGGGGAACTTCCCGCTGCGACCGACGCGGATGCTCGACACGAACGACAACCCGCTCTCGCCGGGGACGGCCGATGCCGCCTGGGCCGCGGTGGATGCCGCGCTCGCCGCGGGCGACCACGCGATGCTGGGCGCCGGTCACCGGGCGATGAGTGTCACCCGGCCGCCCGGGCACCATTGCGAGCGGGACCGGGCGATGGGCTTCTGCTACCTGAACCAGGTCGCGATCCTGGCGCAGGGTCTGATCGACGTCCATGGCGTCGAGCGCGTCGCGATCCTGGACTTCGACGTCCATCACGGCAACGGCACGCAGCACCTGTTCGACCATCGCGCGGACGTCGCCTACCTGAGCGTCCATCAGTATCCGTTCTATCCGGGCACGGGAGCGGCAAAGGAGCGGGGCATCGGCGAGGGCGAGGGCACGACGGTCAACGCACCGCTGCCGGCCGGCAGCGGCGACGATGTTTACAGTGAGGTCATGGACGACGTGCTGCTGCCGGCGGTGCGGTCGTTCGCTCCGGACGTGCTGCTGGTGTCGGCGGGTTTCGATCCCTGGCGGAACGATCCACTCGCGGGAATGGAGCTGACGGACGCCGCCTTTCTTCGGTTCGGCTCCCTGCTGGCCGAACTGGCCGAGGAGGTCTGCGAGGGCCGGCTCGTCTCGGTGCTCGAGGGCGGCTATGACCTGGCCGCCCTGCCCCGGTTGATCGACGTGTATCTCCGGGGCACCGTCGGCGAGACATTGAACTAAGGGCGGGTTGGCTCGGCCCGGTCGGCCGCCGCGGAGTCTGTCGTCCGCGGGCGCGTTGTACGATGATGAGGACAACCATGGAGGTGCATCCAAGTTGAACAGCAAGTTGAGCTTCCCGGTCCGCATCCGAACCCATGGCGTGCAGTTGAACGACGATCTGAAGCGCACGATCGAGTCCGAGGCGGCGGGTCTGGAACGGTTCAACTCCCGCATCGTGGACTGTGAGGTCGCGGTGACCGGCCCCGGCAAGCGCCGCCGTAGCGGCACCAGCTTCGACGTGGTCGTGAAGGTCGCGCTGCCCGGTCCGGACGTGGTCGTGCACCGCTCCGCCATCGCGTCCATACCGGTCGCCATCAACCAGTCGTTCGCCACCGCGCGCCGCCGGGTGAAGCGCCAGGCGCACCTGCGCCGTCGTCGCGTGCCGCTGCGCCGCACCTCCGGCGTGGGCCGGCGAGGACGGCCGCGGAGCCGGAACGGCAGGCGGCGGGGCGCCTAGTCCGCTTCGGCGTCGCCGAAGACGCCGTCGAGCACCGCCCGAACCCGCGGGAGGATGGGGTACGTGTTCGGATCGGAGTCGGCGGCCGTGTAGCCGACCCACACGGCGACGACGTCCCGGTCGGGGTTGACGAGCAACCCCTGTCCGGCCCAGCCGCCCTTGTAGATGTCGTGGTTCGTGAACACGAGGTCCCACTGGTAAACGTTGTGCTTGACCGTGGGGGAGCGGCCGCCGAACCGGGCGTTCTCGAGCAGTTCCGGCCGGCCCCCGTGGAGGAGCGTGTTGATGTGCTCTTCGGGCACGATGCGTTTCGAGGAGACCTTGCCGTAGCTCGGAGTGAACAGCAGTCCGAACCGGGCCATGTCGCGGGGCCGGGCCAGCAGGCCGCCTGAGGTCAATGGAATGCCGTAGCGCCCGGCGTAGATCGAGGCTCCCGCCTCGGCGCCGATCCGGGTCCAGACTTCGCGGCTCAACGCGTCCTGGAACGGCATGCCGGTGACTTCCTCGACGAGCCAGCCGGCCACGAAGGTGTTCGTGCCCGAGTAGTCGAAGCCCGTGCCCTGCTCGGCCCAGCGGCCGACCTTCAGATTGGCGAGCATCGTGTAGGGATCGTCGGGCGTGCGCTCGCTCCGCACGCCGTCGCCGAGCGACGCCTCGAACTGGTAGTAGCAGGTGCTGCGGTCCGTGTAGTCGCCGTCCGGGCAGTCGACGCCGGAGGCCATGTCGAGCACGTTACGCACCGTGACGCCCTCGAAGTCCGAACCCTTGAGCGCGGGCACGTAGCGGTCGACCGGCTGCGCCGTGTCGACCAGGCCACGGTGTTCGAGGATCGCCACCAGGGTCGCCGGGAAGACCTTGGTCACCGACCACCAGATCGGTTTCTCGTACGGCTGCATCCGGGGGTAGCGCTCGAACACGATGTCGCCCCGATGGAGGATGACGATGCCCATCGTCGTCGAGTGCTCGCCGTGCAGGTAGGCGTCGAACGCCACTTCGCCCGCCGGTGTCGTGACCGGGAATTCGGCGATCTCCGCCATGGGCCGCGCCGCCAGTTCGCTGACCTGTCCGGCCCGGTAGACATTGACGGAAGGCACGATCTGGTGGAGGTTGCGGTTGCGCCAGGCCATTGCCTCGCCGGTTTCGGTCCACCACACTTCGTCGGCCGGATCCGGCAGGCCATGGTGCTGGCGCAGGTTCTCCTCGACCGTCGAGGCCGGCTCGAAGGCCGGCGCGACCTCCTGTGCGGCGGCGCCGGTCGCAAGCGTCAGTGACAAACCGAGAGCTGGGAGAGTGCTTCGTCGCATATCGCCAGTCTAAGCTGCCGTCCGAGGGGTGGCAGACTGGGTGCGCCGGCGTCCCCGCCGGCTGCCGCCGCTGGCGGCCGGCAAACGCGTCGGCCGAGAGGCCGGCATCCGCTTCAGTCGAGCGTGCCCAGGTACTGCCAGATCGCTTCGAACTGACGCCCGGCCTCACCGTCGAACACGTCGTAGAGCGCCGTGTAGCCGTCCTCGTCCACGAACTGGGGCATCTTGCTACCCGGCATGATCCGCTGAGGATCGCGCAGGAAGCGGTCGAAGTAGGCGCGCCTCAGGCGAGGGCGGACGAGCGCGAAGTTGATCGTCTCCTCGGAGCCTTCGCCGCCGAGGGCCGGTTCTGCGCCCAGGCCGTGGCAGGAGTGGCAGCCCAGTCGGTCGCCGCGGATCAGGTCCCGACCGATGGCGGCCAGCTCCGCGTCGACCGGAGGGTTGGGAACCGGCGAGGCCGAGAGGCCGTGCTGGTGATGGAGTCCCGCGGCGAGAGTGTCCGCACCGGAGGGGAAGCCGGGCATCCGGACGCGCAGGTGCGG
Encoded proteins:
- the modB gene encoding molybdate ABC transporter permease subunit, giving the protein MDLPELGPLWLSLQLAASATAVLLVLGTPLAWWLSGTRSRLKPVVEAVTALPLVLPPTVLGFYLLLLMSPRSWLGGLWVAVTDTTLTFSFAGLLVASVIYSLPFMVQPLQAAFESLGRGPLEAAASLRASPLDAFLTVAAPLSLRGFLTAAVLTFAHTIGEFGVVLMVGGNIPGKTRVISIAIYEHVETLRYAEAHTLAAGLLVFAFVVLLFVYVFNRRLPVHVA
- the modC gene encoding molybdenum ABC transporter ATP-binding protein — its product is MSPDREGTTLEVDVQVAFDGFDLQVEQAIPAAGVTAVFGPSGSGKTTLLRSLLGFETESRGRIALNGEVWLDSRAGVAVSPHRRPVGCTFQDGRLFPHLDVAGNLRYADRRSAEASAVSIIHDDVVDALDLEPLLDRRPHTLSGGERQRAALGRALLSRPRLLLLDEPLSALDRRRKAEIMPYLLALHPRFGIPTLYVSHAVDEVALLADRILVLSEGRVQAFGGTVEVLEQLDLAPLTERFQAAAVLEARVSSHDDEYRLTWLDVDGQRISVPRIEHLAVGESARLLVRSRDVSLATERPSPTSIRNVLSGVLVALHQDEATAFAEATVDLGSHRLRARITRASAAELGLAVGSPVFALLKSVSLDTRAGRS
- a CDS encoding pitrilysin family protein — its product is MKSKRALTLTTCLLLWLAVALPAAAQDLPDGATKVASVEGITEYQLENGLRFLLFPDQSKQQITVNITYLVGSRHEGYGETGMAHLLEHLVFKGTPNHPDIPAELTEHGAFPNGTTWFDRTNYFETFPATDENLEWALDLEADRMVNSFISAEDLESEMTVVRNEWERGENQPMGVLRKRVMSAAFDWHNYGNSTIGARADLENVPIERLQAFYRKYYQPDNAILVVAGRFEVERALELVAEKFGRIPRPDRTGANQLFDTYTAEPAQDGERTVTLRRVGDTQLVMAVYHVPPGAHEQYAAIEVLSHILGVEPAGRLYRNLVEPGLAAAVFASALQLNEPGVLMANVMVREQDSLEEAAEVLFATLDEVAAEPPSEEEVERAKRDYLSRIELAFNDPQRIALDLSEWASMGDWRLFFLHRDRLEKVTAEGVHEVAQTYLRDSNRTVGYFHPTDETPERAEIPEPPDVAALVADYAGREAVAEGEAFDPTPANIDRRTRLVDLSNGVKVALLPKQTRGESVSVYLGFRHGTEEALMGRSTAGDLAGSMLMRGTRQRSRQEISDELDRLKAQGGVGGNALIVTGTFTTVREHLVDVLRLAGEILREPAFDAKEFDLLREERLAAIENQRSEPMAQVPMAMNRHFNRWPVDHPRYSPTFDEQTERLNGVTVEETREFWSSFYGAEGGTIAVVGDFDPDEVAGVLEELFGDWRAAEPYERVADPHHEVETVSTDLETPDKTNAMMMAATSFSMRDDDEDYPALVMANYMLGGGFLSSRLATRIRQEEGLSYGVGSQIAAPPLDDSALFMTYAIFAPENADKVVAAFRAEVGKALEGGFTEEEFEVARRGYLDAQQNGRSRDAALATTLHNNLFTGRTMAFVAAQEQAIAELTLDEVNEALRKYISLEKVSIFRGGDFANKLSQ
- a CDS encoding acetoacetate--CoA ligase, translating into MNRDDTLWRPNAAQVETCNLTGYLRWLESEWNLRFAGYDELWRWSVTDLEAFWGSIADYFDVRFRVPPERVIPNRAMPGASWFPGAELNYAEYALAHEGGAPALICRGETSERREFSRDDLRREVGAVRAGLRRLGVGAGDRVVAYLPNDAEAVIAFLATASLGAIWSSCPPEFGVESVLDRFRQIEPKVLIGVDCYTYNGRAYDRGPDLDRIVGSLPTLRAAVVVQPAVGTSADTNGSPRRLSWQELTADRDELVFEPVPFDHPLWILYSSGTTGLPKAIVQGHGGILVEHLKQLALHTDLGVGDRFFWYTTTGWMMWNYLVSGLLLGTTVVLYDGSPGWPDLLTLYRLADEEAVTCFGVSAPFLMACRAAGLEPGKQFGFDALRAIGSTGAPLPAEGFDWVYEHVKSDVWLGSLSGGTDVCTGFVGPNPHQPVRRGRIQCRSLGAKVEAFDESGHAVTGQVGELVITEPLPSMPLFFWNDDSGERYRESYFDHWPGVWRHGDWIEFDEDGSSVIWGRSDSTLNRGGVRMGTAEFYRAAAELPEVEDCVIVDTGSLDREGKLWLFVVLAEGIALDAALAGRIRRHLRTRLSPRHGPDEIRAIPEVPTTLSGKKLEVPIKRILAGEPVENAVNIGTLKNPESIGALVATL
- a CDS encoding DoxX family protein, coding for MKHLPLIARILLGLMFVFGGVTGLLELAEPEMGEEATAFMGAIMDTGYLWPVLKVTEIVCGVLLILGVFVPLALVVLAPVVLNILLFHVFLEPSGVAIGLFLLVLGLYTAHQHRESFSGVLKRKA